The window AGAAGTAAGTGCAGCGATAGATAGAGTAACAAGAACAATACAAGACGTAGAAGATGAAATAAAGAAAATGGCTCTTGATGTAGAAGAACAAGCAAAACAGGCAACTGAAGTAAAAACCTACTCTGATGACTTAAATGTCGCTGTATCTTCTTTGAACGAATATCTTTCTAAGTTTAAAATATAACTTAAATTAATTGTTCTTGCTTTATACCCCCTGATTAATATTAATTTATTCAGGGGGTTTTTGTTTTTATAAGATCTAATAGTTTCTTCTAAATAAAGTTAAGTAAAATTTATTTAACATAGCATAAATTTAATTTTTTTATGAAATTATTTCTTTGATATTTTTCTGATGATAATTCATATATTAAATTAAAAACTCCACCCCTAAACTTTAATGGGTGGAGTTTTTATCTTTTAAAATCAAAACATTATTTACTTACTTAAAATTAAATAAATTGCAACTCCTGAAACTGCTGCAGAAATTACAGAAAGAATCATTGAAAAAGCGCTTAATGTAGAATTTGAAGAATTTTCTAAATTTTCAACCCTTTGTGTTAATTTTTCTACTGTATTGTTTGTATCATCTTTAAATTGATTAAAATCGTTCTCAAATGTTTCAATTTTAGCAACTGTTTGCTCCATACTATTTACCTTTTCATTTAATGAATTAATTTGCTTTTCGAATTGGCTAATTTTTACGTCATTTTGTGAAGTATAAGTTTGGAAATCTACTTTTAATTGTGTAATATCACCAGATAATGCTGATATTCTAGTATCCCAAGCTTTAGTTTTTGCATTAATATATTCTTCTAAACCTGTAACTTTATCATTTATACTATCTATCACTGCTATTTTTTCTTTCAATGATCCAAGATCTGTTTTTAAAACTGATATTTCTCCTTCAAATCCTGAAATTTTATTTTCCATTGTCGTTTGAAAATTATTAAATTTAGAGTTTATACTATCCTTAAATGCATTGTATTCGTTAAAACTAACTTTGCTGTCTAATATTGTTTTTAAATTGTTACCTGACAATGCAGCTTCTAAATCTTCTAATTTTCTTGAGTTATCAGCAACTGAATTTTTAATCGATGATAAATCGATTGAAAGACTTTTTACATCATTCTTTGTGTTAACTATTGAAGTTTTTAACTCACTTAAATCTGAAGAAAGAACTTGTACTGTATCTTTAATAGTTGCTAAATCTTCAATTTTATTCATTGCTGTACTTACAATATCTGAAAGTGTTAAGATTTGCTCTCTCAAACTACTAATATTTGAAGAATTTGAAACAGCTTTATCTATTTTTTCCTGTAAATAGTTCATAGTTCTATAAATTGCAACTGCCACTTGATACCTTGTCATTGCTTGATTTCCTTGAAACGTTCCATCAGGCATTCCACTAATTATGCCTAATTTACTTAACTCATTTACAGCATCGTATGCCCAATGATTAACTGGAACATCTTTAAAACTTGCAAAAGTTAAAAATGATAAAAGTAAAGTAATGACAATCAAAACTTTTTTCATATTCTGCACCTCCCAAATTTATTTTTATACAATTTCTACCAATTTCTCTGGTATTTTGTATGCTGGAAGCTCAAAATCCGCATATCCTTCCTCAACAACAGATTTTGGCATACCGTAGACAACACAAGTTTCTTTTGATTCCGCAATAACTATTCCTTTATAATATTTTACCTTGAATGCTCCTTTAGTTCCATCTTTTCCCATTCCAGTTAATATAACTGCTATTGTTTTATCTTTATAAATTTCTGCAACTTTATCGAGAGTAAAATCTACTGCAGGTCTAACATTATTAATTTTTTCACTCTTTTCAAGATAAACCACGCTCTTTTTATCATGTTGCTTAATTCCAAGATGATAATCTCCTGGAGCAATATAAACTTTTCCAGGCTCTAAAACATCACCTTCTTCAGCTTCTTTAACATAAAGATTAGAAATTTTATTTAGCCTTTGTGCAAGAGATTTTGTAAACCCAGCCGGCATATGCTGAACAATTATTATAGGTGCTGGATAATTTTCTGGTAGTGGGGGAATAACCATGTCTAATGATTTTGGACCGCCGGTTGAAGATCCAATTACTACAATCTTACTTGAAACCAAACTCCTTAAATTTAATTTTTTAGATGTATAAGTAGCTTTTCTTACTAAAGACTTAACATCAACTTTCATCGCTGCTCTTATCTTTTGAATTAAATCTCCTGCAATTTTTCTAAAATTCATTGAAATACTTCCCGCAGGTTTTGTAATAAAATCCACTGCTCCAAGTTCCAAAGCAGTAATAGTAATATCAGCACCTTCTTCTGTAAGACTACTTACCATAATTACTCTTGTAGGTGCTCTTTTCATTATTTCTTTTAATGCTTCAATACCATTTAATTTAGGCATTTCCACATCTAAAGTAATAATATCAGGTTTTGTTTTTATTGCAAGCTCTATCGCTTCCATACCATCTTTTGCAATTCCAACAACTTGCATATCTTTTTCTTTTTCCAATACATCCTTTAAAACCATTCTCATGAATGCTGAATCATCAACAATCAATATCCTTATCTTTTTTTCT of the Thermosipho japonicus genome contains:
- a CDS encoding S-layer homology domain-containing protein — protein: MKKVLIVITLLLSFLTFASFKDVPVNHWAYDAVNELSKLGIISGMPDGTFQGNQAMTRYQVAVAIYRTMNYLQEKIDKAVSNSSNISSLREQILTLSDIVSTAMNKIEDLATIKDTVQVLSSDLSELKTSIVNTKNDVKSLSIDLSSIKNSVADNSRKLEDLEAALSGNNLKTILDSKVSFNEYNAFKDSINSKFNNFQTTMENKISGFEGEISVLKTDLGSLKEKIAVIDSINDKVTGLEEYINAKTKAWDTRISALSGDITQLKVDFQTYTSQNDVKISQFEKQINSLNEKVNSMEQTVAKIETFENDFNQFKDDTNNTVEKLTQRVENLENSSNSTLSAFSMILSVISAAVSGVAIYLILSK
- a CDS encoding chemotaxis-specific protein-glutamate methyltransferase CheB — encoded protein: MEEKKIRILIVDDSAFMRMVLKDVLEKEKDMQVVGIAKDGMEAIELAIKTKPDIITLDVEMPKLNGIEALKEIMKRAPTRVIMVSSLTEEGADITITALELGAVDFITKPAGSISMNFRKIAGDLIQKIRAAMKVDVKSLVRKATYTSKKLNLRSLVSSKIVVIGSSTGGPKSLDMVIPPLPENYPAPIIIVQHMPAGFTKSLAQRLNKISNLYVKEAEEGDVLEPGKVYIAPGDYHLGIKQHDKKSVVYLEKSEKINNVRPAVDFTLDKVAEIYKDKTIAVILTGMGKDGTKGAFKVKYYKGIVIAESKETCVVYGMPKSVVEEGYADFELPAYKIPEKLVEIV